A genomic region of Chionomys nivalis chromosome 12, mChiNiv1.1, whole genome shotgun sequence contains the following coding sequences:
- the LOC130885180 gene encoding olfactory receptor 10G3, with translation MERVNHTLLTEFILTGVPHPPWLRTFLLVFFSLIYILTQLGNLLILITVCADAQLSARPMYIFLGALSIIDMGISTIIVPRLMMNFTPGVKPIPFGGCVAQLYFYHFLGSSQCFLYTTMAYDRYLAICQPLRYPVLMSAKLSTLLVAGAWVAGSIHGAIQAILTFRLPYCGPNQVDYFFCDIPAVLKLACADTTVNELVTFVDIGVVVASCFSLILLSYIYIIRAILRIRTADGRRRAFSTCGAHVTIVTVYYVPCAFIYLRPDSHSVLDGAAALFPTAITPFLNPLIYTLRNQEVKLALRRMTGGQKTESEI, from the coding sequence ATGGAAAGAGTCAACCACACACTTTTGACTGAGTTCATCCTGACAGGAGTTCCCCACCCTCCCTGGCTAAGGACATTCCTGCTTGTGTTCTTTTCACTAATCTACATCCTGACTCAGCTGGGAAACCTGCTCATCCTGATCACAGTCTGTGCAGATGCACAGCTCAGTGCGCGTCCCATGTACATCTTCCTTGGTGCTCTCTCCATCATCGACATGGGCATCTCCACCATCATCGTCCCCCGTCTCATGATGAACTTCACTCCAGGTGTGAAGCCCATCCCATTTGGGGGCTGTGTGGCTCAGCTGTATTTCTATCACTTTCTGGGCAGCTCCCAGTGTTTCCTCTACACCACCATGGCCTACGACAGGTACCTGGCAATATGTCAGCCTCTGCGTTACCCAGTACTCATGTCTGCTAAGCTGAGTACCTTGCTGGTAGCTGGGGCTTGGGTGGCTGGCTCAATCCATGGAGCAATCCAAGCCATTTTAACCTTCCGTTTGCCGTACTGTGGTCCCAACCAGGTAGATTACTTCTTCTGTGACATCCCTGCAGTTCTGAAGCTAGCCTGTGCAGATACCACAGTCAATGAGTTGGTGACCTTTGTGGATATTGGAGTGGTGGTTGCCAGCTGTTTCTCCCTGATCCTCCTCTCCTACATCTATATCATTCGGGCCATCCTGAGAATCCGCACAGCTGATGGGCGGCGAAGGGCCTTCTCAACATGTGGAGCCCATGTAACTATTGTTACCGTGTACTACGTGCCCTGTGCCTTCATCTACCTGCGACCTGACAGTCACAGCGTCCTGGACGGGGCAGCGGCTCTCTTCCCCACGGCCATCACTCCTTTCCTCAATCCCCTCATCTACACTCTGAGGAACCAGGAGGTAAAACTGGCCTTGAGGAGAATGACAGGAGGGCAGAAGACTGAGAGTGAGATCTGA